One stretch of Thermococcus sp. 21S9 DNA includes these proteins:
- a CDS encoding creatininase family protein, with protein sequence MRLEELTWPEFERVRKKVKAVIIPVGSVEAHGRHLPLGTDVFAPVEIANRVDEKLKEKGVDVIVAPPVWYGHTFVLNVYPGTINISADALKAYVAEILREFAREGFRRLVLLNGHGGNHSPLVLASEEVAEEFDVEIWLINWWLDFREEILEVCSSQGHAGEDETSVILAIRPELVKMKEARGERRTRKVRVIRRDIGFELFPDGVNDDPRNASAEKGEAILGRVSERIAELLVEADEEGKGS encoded by the coding sequence ATGAGGCTTGAGGAACTCACGTGGCCCGAGTTTGAGCGGGTCAGGAAGAAGGTGAAGGCCGTTATAATCCCGGTCGGAAGCGTTGAGGCCCACGGGAGGCACCTGCCCCTCGGTACTGACGTCTTCGCGCCGGTGGAGATAGCGAATCGCGTTGACGAGAAGCTGAAGGAGAAAGGCGTTGACGTCATCGTGGCCCCGCCGGTGTGGTACGGGCACACGTTCGTTCTCAACGTCTATCCGGGGACGATAAACATCTCGGCCGACGCGCTGAAGGCCTACGTGGCCGAAATCCTGCGCGAGTTCGCGAGGGAAGGCTTTAGAAGGCTCGTTCTACTCAACGGACACGGCGGAAACCACTCCCCGCTGGTTCTGGCATCGGAGGAAGTTGCGGAGGAGTTCGACGTAGAGATATGGCTAATAAACTGGTGGCTCGACTTCAGGGAGGAAATCCTTGAGGTCTGCTCGAGCCAGGGGCACGCAGGCGAGGACGAGACGTCGGTAATCCTCGCGATAAGGCCAGAACTCGTGAAGATGAAAGAGGCCAGAGGAGAGAGGAGAACGAGGAAAGTCCGGGTCATAAGGAGGGACATCGGCTTCGAACTCTTCCCGGACGGGGTCAACGACGACCCGAGGAATGCGAGCGCCGAAAAGGGCGAGGCGATACTCGGAAGGGTCAGCGAAAGGATAGCCGAACTCCTGGTGGAAGCGGATGAAGAGGGAAAGGGTTCTTGA